The stretch of DNA ttttatatatttaggAATTGAATGTTTcgaattaaaatacataatttttaatttcaataatataatttaatttattcttttttcttctttttatatgtAAATACATTATTAACTTAATACCTAAATATTAACTTAATACTTAGAACTGACTTCTGTATTTCTAAGACATCTTTTCTACTAAATCTCggatttttatgcaattccAAAGTAAAATTGAGTGTGGAGTTATGAAAATTGGTAATGCTTTCATCAAAATTCACAGCATtcggaattttatttacaataggTGTACTTGGTACATCATTTTGTGAAACATGACTAATTTCGCTTAAAAGATTACTTTCATTTATGCTCGATACATTATCTTCATTGGAACTTAATAAGTTATAATTTTGGCTCTGAATGACATGTTTCTTTAAGTGCTTCTTAAAACGAACCCAGTTATTTAAAGTTTGATTACAATTTTTACAAgagtaattgaaattaaatggaaaattgtgtgttttTACGTGTGATATAAAAAACTCTATGTCTACTTTTCTAGTTCACATTCGAAGCAAGAAAAAGGCATTTTATGCCAATTTGTTACACAAATTACGGATTGCCGGTGAAGTCTCAGGTGaatcaatttgataaaaatattcctgaAGGAACCTCCATATCTGTCTAGTGATCTTTGAGTACTCAATGTTGAaaacaaaacacaattttattattgtgtCAACTGCTTTTCGTATACTGCCCATCTTGTATTTGACTTCGTCGAAAGGTTGAAACTAATGTTGACGCAAATTTACCTACTTGCGACTCAGAAAAAGACTAATCGTGACTCAAGTGTCTTTTCGCGACTCAATTTTTGcctaatgtagactcagtctttacctaatgtagactcagtctttgcctaatgtagactcagtCTTTGCCTAAAGATGACTCAGTTTTTATCTACTGTTGACTCAGTCTTTGCCTAATGGTGACTCAATTTCTTACTTATCTGTACTATAAAATGCCTAATGTAGCCGCGAGTTTTAACTTAAGGgcacgttaaaaaaataagacaacGAATATTTTAAGCGAGCAGAATCTTATTAGTGGAATCTTGATCTATTAAAGAAagtctttttatttgtttgtggTACATTAATTCCTCCGCAACGGCTGGGCCAATctcgatgaaatttggtatgggggtagaggggacAATACGaattgcaagcgctatatgggatttaATGATCACATCCGAATCGcttaattatatacatacatcaattctctttttttaagaaaattttattgtgaataATATATTTGTATAATACATATTGattgagttaaaaatttttaagctcaaTCAGAAATGAATAAAGGGAGTTGGTGATATGATTTATGAATTACAGCCGACGGCATTCCCTCTTTGTATTGATTTGGTAGGTAATTGTACAAATATACAAAAAGGTCTGGAGACAATCTTGAAGTATAGGTAAGGTGATGCAATATTGCACTCCGCCAGGGTTATGGAGTGTTATTCcacgaaaatgaaaaaataaaatgaggaactttaataaaataaatagcgCCACTCAATACCACCCATCACTGGGGTTGTGGGTTCGATTCCCGCAGCGGTTCGCCGTTTCTGGCCTGGCGCTTCCttccctttctttcctttctactcCACAGCTATTCCTTTCCTGCGCGGACGACTGCTGCCCCCAACGGGATGGAGCCAACATCAATATCAGCACCATCTGCGAGACGGAAGGGCAACAAGTAGACAGAGTCCCATAGTCGTGTGCCGGTCAATCAGCGATAATGTGCAGCCGCATACAGTAAGTGCCTGCGTTTGCGGAACTTCCTATATATATGGGACGGAGCCAAAGATGAACAGAGCAGTCTGGTGGCGGAGGGACAACGCTGGTAAAAAACCGATCTACACTGTGTGGCCTGTCGAACGAACACCAGTGCCCAGCGTCTAGTGCTGAATGATTGCGGAACTTCCCGTGCAGTCGCCACCGACGGGACTCTCCCCCTACAAAATCTACATTGTAACAAAAAACATTGTAATTAAGTAGGAATAAAGGGGATGCACAATAGGCCCACATGGGCCGCAGTGCACAAGGAGATGTAAGTCTCCGGGCCCCACTTAGCGTAAAGTAAAgtaagtaataaaataaatatgtgaTGTACCTAAAGGAACGAATAATTGGAACACTTTCAGCCTAATAATTGATTTGACAAATATTATAGgtactaattttattaattaatatttttttcagttataagtcaatcataatgcgttttaaataaaaaaatcatactttTTTGCGAAGTTTTGAGTTTTGCGCtctaaatgttgtgtgaaattgaTAAGTGGCAATAAGTCCCTTAGAAGTCCAATCGttctcttaataattttttattcttatcaaACTTGGTCTTTTTTGGTTAATATAATGTGTTCCTatttattaaagtatttttccatggaaaatgaattttgaatatatCTTTATATTTATACCTAAATTTACATATATAGTTCGAATATTACAATGTAGAGCACTGAAGTGTTCAAGGAGaacaaaaatgtgaaatagtTTTGGGGGTTTAGATTTGGAAATTCCGACCATTAGTCTGGTAAATGGTGCCAGATATCCTTTTGCAGTTTGAGGCAGGGAAAAAAggtttgaaaatcttttcaaaggTTAAATTTACCTGAAAATAAGGCAGAACACTTTGTATGTCATTACATatcgacgctcccgaagattatgaaccatactcctgtatGTGTTAAAAGATATGAATATGGtacataatcttcgggcacgtcgatatATTTTGTATGTATTACATATCTACATAGAAACTATTATTTACAAGTTCCATCTCTTTATACCAAGCTGACAGTGGAGTTTTTCTTCTCCCATGCCCCCTCGGCTCATCTTGATGCTGTACTTTTTGGTGTCGTGTCATTTGAGGAGGTGTCATTCGGGTACCTGCAAAAATTCGTATACTTTGGGGAAGTGTAGGGTCAAAAAGAAATCGCAGGTAGGCAGTCCCTCAGGACCGAGTCTTTTGAGTAACTAAAGATTTTCACACAGTGTCTTTTGGGGAAGTATGGGTTAGGGATTAATGTCCCAGGCAGCAACTCATTATTAAGTACTTAAGCAAAGTCATTAAGAAatgttataaattcaattctttttttaatttttcggtTATTATCTCACACAGATctgtaggattttttttttaattttcgcgaaatctgttaaaaaataaagtcaattctcaaaaaaaattcttaatatttcatacaaaaaattgtgaaatttttccttcaatcaaACTCATCTCTTTTTTcggaaataatttctttgtcccaaaaaatttttagttgcacatttttaaactttgaatttttcaacatcAATCATGTTTAGTGTTAGAAATTTTGTTCAGcgagaaaagtcggaaaatatttgaaaaatggtacctacctttaaataaatttaagaatgaAAACAACTGAATTCagtaaaaaatatcacaattttaattttgagaaaattttcaggaatttttgaatagcacgatcaataaaaaaattaattcataacattgaatttattgtgatTAGAGTCCCGGTgacattattttaatattaacaataaaatgtttattttattaatataaaaaaacatcacagctaaaaaaagttaaaatatttctcgggaatcggtcgagattgatcgagattcgagaaattcctaatacattttgtttaacaaaatgtgacttttattcacaaaatagaGGTTACTAGTCAActcgagcccccaatcacgtgtgaacaaactccattttaagatATAAAATGGTGGCGTAAATTAGTAGGGGGGTGAATAGTaaggtaccccgaaaaatgtttaaaataaaaagttcccgttatctgacccttcagcaggtagaaaatcggaaaatatcaatttttctgtgggggcgctatgaaggggggggggaagggtggggcggaatcccatatagcgcttgcaactcgtattgacccctctacccccatactaAATTTCATCGAGATTGGCCCAGCCGTTGCGGAGGAATTAATGTACCACAATCAAACAAAAGGACTTTCTTTAATAGATCAAGATTCCACTAATAAGATTCTGCTCGCTTAAAATATTCgttgtcttatttttttaacgtgcCCTTAAGTTAAAACTCGCGGCTACATTAGGCATTTTATAGTACAGATAAGTAAGAAATTGAGTCACCATTAGGCAAAGACTGAGTCAACAGTAGATAAAAACTGAGTCATCTTTAGGCAAAAactgagtctacattaggcaaagactgagtctacattaggcaaagactgagtctacattaggtaaagactgagtctacattaggCAAAAATTGAGTCGCGAAAAGACACTTGAGTCACGATTAGTCTTTTTCTGAGTCGCAATTAGATGGAGCCTTCGTCGAAATATACAAATATTTCGTCGACCTGGAGCTTTGTTGTATCATATTCGCCAACAATTATCAATTTCGGCTGTATGGACAATTTTTGCTCTTGGTACTCACTCCGCATTACAGCAATCTTCCTGGAGATGTCACTCGGGCATGTTACAAACAGCGCCAGTTCCTTTTGTGCATCAAGAATAGATGGCTTGTGcgtcttctttattttaactGGAGTTAGAATTGCACAAAGCAGCAAGAGTACACCGCAATCCTTTTCATctgaaatttatgaataagTAATACATTATtactttaataatttaagtAAACATTTCATTATTGTTAAAAGTAAaaccaaataataaattccacaaatacTAAAAAAGCTATAAAGTAAAATACTGACCACGAGTTATGCTTGAGtgagaatttatgaattttaggAACTCGCAGCTTGCTTTATCTTTAATGTCGCTTTCATAAATGCTCAGGACTTTGTCGATGAATGCGTCATATCCGTCAAGAAGTTGATTCTCTTTGCCGGGGTGAAGATTTGAAAAATCGACGTCAATCTGGAATCAAATTAAGTAAACAATATtaggaaatataaaattttgaaattcattgaataagtttcttctatttttatatttttatgttaacaAAGCTATTTATTGTGCAGATATGCGTATTaaaaaatgacaattttttaattatttcgcaCCTATATTCTTAAAATCACCAATTTTTTAACACTAATTTTTATGTCTAGATTATTGttctttaatgtaaaaaaaaaatacgggAACACTTACAAAATGCACtataattatataaaaagatAATAATATTGCTTACCAATAAATATCCGCATGGGTCATTATACCTTGGCCAGGTTTTCAGGATATTCTCAGGCGAATCCCTAATCTCTTGTAGACGTTCTGTCGACGTTTTCTTCCACAGGTCTATTACAATCTCCATAGAAGCACAATTTAGTGACAACCATGCTTTGTGCTCAGCAAAGTctgtatttaaataaaagataatcggttagtaaaaaaaaattgcatagcATATAATTTAAGATATTAATTATTACATACCCACACTTGgcggaaatgaaaattgaatatatGGCCTTTTTGTCTTGGATTGTGGCCTACGCACATCCTCGCCACCGTACTTTCTCTTGTGTGAAGCGCGTGAGTTAACAATTCGATCGAACAGTTTCCCCGAAGGCGTTTTTTTTCCCTGGCGGGGTACGTAGTATGTTTCCtgaaagtaaattcaatagtATGTAAGCTTAGCATCATTAACACATCCCATAGATTATAGATTAAgttatttttgcaatagaaCAGAGTACAAAGTTTTAGGAAAATCCTACATACCTGTTTTTCATAAGCGAAACactcaacaatttcttttgagaaaaaatcagcGAGTTCCGGAAGGGATTTGTTTGAGTATTTTTCCCGTTCGTCGAGAAGAAACTCTCCAATGCAGAAGACAAGATCCTTTTGTGCTGTTGAACTTAGCAGAGTGGTCCTCTTTTCCAAGAGGACTTTTCCTCTgtgtttttcttaaaatatcttCCAGCTGTGAGCGGAAAAGCACTGTTGGGGTCTCAAGAACCGGCTCGGTTGGATTTCTCACTACTATTCTTTGTAAAATCTCTCCACCAatactaaaattttcaatagcCTCGAAATCAAGGCTTTCAAAAGACGAATTATTgatcattcaattaattttttcactctttcacaattttttgtcCTTCTTGGCCGGCGTCTAAATTGAGAGTGACAGAATGCAGAAAAAACAGTGCAATCTATTGGTAAAagttagaattaatttttaaatttttttttctataatcgaaaatttcaaatgaaacgttaaaagatatataattaaaaatgcaacgTAGTAGATAT from Lutzomyia longipalpis isolate SR_M1_2022 chromosome 1, ASM2433408v1 encodes:
- the LOC129786912 gene encoding uncharacterized protein LOC129786912, which translates into the protein KASCEFLKFINSHSSITRDEKDCGVLLLLCAILTPVKIKKTHKPSILDAQKELALFVTCPSDISRKIAVMRSEYQEQKLSIQPKLIIVGEYDTTKLQFQPFDEVKYKMGSIRKAVDTIIKLCFVFNIEYSKITRQIWRFLQEYFYQIDSPETSPAIRNLCNKLA